The genomic interval AGCAGATCGCCGCGGCGGCCCCGCTGACCTGGAAGGGCGAGAGCACGGCGGCCACGGGCAACGTCGGCGGCGGTGTGTGGATGGTGTCCTCGCACAGCGCCAACCTCAAGGCGTCCTCGGACCTGGTGACTTGGCTGACCACCTCCGACGCGAACCAGGCCACCGCGCCCACCTACCCGGCGTACACGCAGGCCGCGAAGGCATGGCTGGCCAACCCGGCGAACAAGGACTACTTCGCGAATGACGTGAGCGGGGCGTTCGAGCAGGCCGCGAACGAGGTGTGGACCGGCTGGTCGAACACCAGGTTCTCGGACTCCACCGCCTGGTCCAGCGTCGTCCTCCCGGCGCTGACCGCCGGAAAGAGCCTGACCGAGACGCTGCCGGCCTGGCAGAAGGAGATAGCCGGCGAGGCGAAGACCCAGGGCTACAAGGTGGTCGGTCAGTGACCTTGCTGGAGACCGAGCGCGTCACCGTCTCCCCCGTGCGCCGCGGCACCGTACCGCGGCGCACGGGCCGCGGTCGCGCGGGCTACTTCTTCGTCGCCGGGTACGCGGTGCTGCTGCTCGCGTTCGGCGTCTTCCCCACCGGGTACGCGTTCTACCTGTCGCTCACCAACGACCGGGGCCAGTTCACCGGGCTCAACCAGTTCACGAAGGTCGTCCAGGACTACCGCTTCGCCCCGGCCTTCACCCACATGCTGATCTATCTGGTCATGTGGCTGGTGACGCTCGTCGTCGTGGTCGTGCTGACCGCCGTGATCCTGCGCAGCCGGGTGCGTCCGGGCACCTCGGCGCTCTTCCGCTTCCTCTACTACATCCCCGGCGCCCTCGCCGGAGTGGCGAGCGTGCTGGTCTGGCTGTTCATGCTGGACCCCGATGTCAGCCCGGTGTCACGGCTGCTCACCGCCCTGGGGTTCAAGACGTTCGCCGAGGTCCTGGCGCCCGGCAACCTGCCGCTGATCCTCATGCTGATCGCCTTTTGGACCGGTGCAGGAGGCTGGATGGTCGTGATGTACGGGGCATTGAACAACATCCCCGACGAGGTGCTGGAAGCGGCCCGCATGGACGGCGCGGGTCCGTGGCGCACCGCCTGGCACATCCAGATCCCGATGATCCGGCAGTGGATCGTCTACATGGCGATCATGGCCTTCGCGACGGGCACCCAGCTGTTCGTGGAGCCCCAACTCCTCCAGACCGCCAGCCTCGGCAGGGTGAGTCCCACCTGGTCACCGAACCAACTGGCGTACGTCTACGCCTTCCAGCAGGGCGACTTCAACGGCGCCGCCGCCATCTCCGTCGTCCTCCTCGCCGTGGGCCTCCTCGCCGCCGGTCTCCTGGTCGCCCGCTCGAACCTGTTCACGTTGGACGAGAAATGACACAGACGACTCTCTCCCTGACGGCCATGAGGCGACGCGTCCGCCCGTCAAAGAGCCTCCCCTTCCTGGTAGTTGGACTCCTCCTGGCCTTTCTCCTGGTGTTCTTCGTCCTGCCGGTGATCTGGCTGCTGCTGGCACCGTCGAAGACCGCCGGCGAAGTGGTGCGGGACAACCCGCTCTCCTTCGGCTCGTTCCATCAAATAGGCACGGCCTGGCGGCACTTGTTCGCCTTCCAGGACGGCGCCATGACGAGGTGGCTGCTCAACTCGGCCATCTACTCGGGCGGTTCACTCGTCCTGACGCTGGCCGTCAGCGTCCCGGCCGGCTACGCGCTGGCGCTGACGAAGTTCCGGGGCCGCAAGACACTCCTCGTGATCACCCTGGTCACCATGATCATGCCGCAGGCCACCCTGGTGCTGCCGATCTTCCTGGAGCTCAACCGCTTCCATCTCATCGGCACCGTCTGGTCGTTGATACTCCCCTTCTCCTTCTATCCGTTCGGCGTGTACCTGGTCTACATCTACTTCGGGAGCAGCCTCCCCAGGGACCTGCTGTCCGCCGCGCGCATCGACGGCTGCACCGAGTGGCAGCTCTTCGCACGCATCGCGCTCCCGCTCGCCAAGCCGGTGATCGGACTGGTCGCGTTCTTCAGCTTCGTGGGCAACTGGAACAACTTCTTTCTGCCCTACCTCGTCCTGCCGAACAGCGAGCAGTTCCCCGTCCAGGTGGGCCTGAACCAACTCCTCACCTCCACACCGTCGTTCAATCCGGTCGCCGGAGCCGGCCTGAACATCACCATCCCGGAACTCGCCCTGGCCATCGTCATCGCCATCCTGCCCGTGCTGGTGCTCTTCCTCTTCTCGCAGCGCACGCTGGTGTCCGGGATGCTCGCCGGATCGAGCAAGGAATGAGCGGCGCCCTGTCCGCGAAAGGAAACCCCGTGTACCGGCTCGATCCGCGCTACGCCCCCGCCCCCCAGACCGTCCTCCACGCCGGTTGGCAGGCGGTCGCCTCCCAACTCCCCACCGGCCCAACGGTATTGGCCATCGACGGCCCCCCGTCCG from Streptomyces sp. NBC_01288 carries:
- a CDS encoding carbohydrate ABC transporter permease → MTLLETERVTVSPVRRGTVPRRTGRGRAGYFFVAGYAVLLLAFGVFPTGYAFYLSLTNDRGQFTGLNQFTKVVQDYRFAPAFTHMLIYLVMWLVTLVVVVVLTAVILRSRVRPGTSALFRFLYYIPGALAGVASVLVWLFMLDPDVSPVSRLLTALGFKTFAEVLAPGNLPLILMLIAFWTGAGGWMVVMYGALNNIPDEVLEAARMDGAGPWRTAWHIQIPMIRQWIVYMAIMAFATGTQLFVEPQLLQTASLGRVSPTWSPNQLAYVYAFQQGDFNGAAAISVVLLAVGLLAAGLLVARSNLFTLDEK
- a CDS encoding carbohydrate ABC transporter permease, producing MTQTTLSLTAMRRRVRPSKSLPFLVVGLLLAFLLVFFVLPVIWLLLAPSKTAGEVVRDNPLSFGSFHQIGTAWRHLFAFQDGAMTRWLLNSAIYSGGSLVLTLAVSVPAGYALALTKFRGRKTLLVITLVTMIMPQATLVLPIFLELNRFHLIGTVWSLILPFSFYPFGVYLVYIYFGSSLPRDLLSAARIDGCTEWQLFARIALPLAKPVIGLVAFFSFVGNWNNFFLPYLVLPNSEQFPVQVGLNQLLTSTPSFNPVAGAGLNITIPELALAIVIAILPVLVLFLFSQRTLVSGMLAGSSKE